The Syntrophomonadaceae bacterium genome includes a window with the following:
- a CDS encoding transposase, whose protein sequence is NEKFTSHEIISGLRDMNFYSVPAEGYIPTYTRTDFTDALHDVFGFRTDYQIVSLNEMKKIFKDTKNEKTLRSF, encoded by the coding sequence AATGAGAAGTTTACAAGTCATGAAATTATTAGTGGTTTAAGGGATATGAATTTTTATTCTGTTCCTGCTGAAGGTTACATACCAACCTATACGAGAACTGATTTCACTGACGCATTGCATGATGTTTTTGGATTTAGAACTGATTATCAGATTGTTAGTTTGAATGAAATGAAAAAAATTTTTAAAGATACAAAAAATGAA